A window from Mesorhizobium sp. WSM2240 encodes these proteins:
- the ntrC gene encoding nitrogen regulation protein NR(I), with protein MVKGNILVADDDAAIRTVLNQALSRVGHEVRVTSNAATLWRWVAAGEGDLVITDVVMPDENAFDMLPRIKKARPELPVVVMSAQNTFMTAIRASETGAYEYLPKPFDLNELMNIVNRALSEPRRPQGDVQPDEQPESMPLVGRSAAMQDIYRMLARMMQTDLTVMITGESGTGKELVARALHEYGRRRNGPFVAINMAAIPRDLIESELFGHEKGAFTGAQNRSTGRFEQAEGGTLFLDEIGDMPMEAQTRLLRVLQQGEYTTVGGRTPIKTDVRIVAATNKDLRTLINQGLFREDLFYRINVVPLRLPALRERSEDIPDLVRHFFKQGESEGLQTKRISSGGIELMKRYPWPGNVRELENLIRRLAALYAQDEISAEIIEIELKTGAQPAVPGGSLIPDDLSIGQAVEHYLQRYFSAFGGDLPPAGLYQRILSEVEFPLVLASMTATRGNQIKAAELLGLNRNTLRKKIRELGVNVYRASKQA; from the coding sequence ATGGTCAAAGGCAATATTCTGGTCGCCGACGACGACGCAGCCATCCGCACAGTGCTGAACCAGGCGCTTTCGCGGGTCGGCCATGAGGTGCGCGTCACCTCGAATGCGGCGACGCTGTGGCGCTGGGTGGCGGCGGGCGAGGGCGATCTGGTCATCACCGATGTCGTGATGCCCGACGAAAACGCATTCGACATGCTGCCGCGCATCAAGAAGGCCAGGCCCGAACTGCCGGTCGTGGTTATGAGCGCGCAGAACACGTTCATGACGGCGATACGCGCCTCGGAGACGGGCGCCTACGAATATCTGCCGAAGCCGTTCGACCTGAACGAACTCATGAACATTGTGAACCGTGCTCTGTCGGAGCCACGGCGGCCGCAGGGCGATGTCCAGCCGGACGAGCAGCCCGAATCGATGCCGCTGGTCGGGCGGTCGGCGGCCATGCAGGACATTTACCGCATGCTCGCCCGCATGATGCAGACCGACCTGACGGTGATGATCACCGGCGAATCCGGAACCGGCAAGGAACTCGTGGCGCGGGCGCTGCATGAATATGGACGGCGGCGCAACGGCCCGTTCGTGGCGATCAACATGGCGGCCATTCCCCGCGACCTGATCGAGTCGGAACTGTTCGGGCACGAGAAGGGCGCGTTCACCGGTGCCCAGAACCGCTCTACCGGCCGTTTCGAGCAGGCCGAAGGCGGCACGCTGTTCCTCGACGAGATCGGCGACATGCCGATGGAGGCGCAGACGAGATTGCTGCGCGTTCTGCAGCAGGGCGAATACACCACCGTCGGCGGCCGCACGCCGATCAAGACCGATGTGCGCATCGTCGCAGCCACCAACAAGGATCTGCGAACGCTCATCAACCAAGGGCTTTTCCGAGAAGATTTATTCTATCGAATCAATGTGGTGCCGCTACGACTTCCAGCGCTTCGCGAACGCTCGGAGGACATTCCTGATCTCGTCCGGCACTTCTTCAAACAGGGCGAGAGCGAAGGTCTCCAGACCAAACGCATATCCAGCGGCGGCATCGAACTGATGAAGCGCTATCCCTGGCCGGGCAATGTGCGCGAGTTGGAGAATCTTATCCGGCGGCTCGCCGCGCTCTACGCCCAGGACGAAATTTCGGCCGAGATCATCGAGATCGAGCTCAAGACCGGCGCACAGCCGGCCGTGCCGGGCGGCAGCCTCATTCCCGACGATCTGTCGATCGGGCAGGCGGTCGAGCACTATCTGCAGCGCTATTTCTCGGCCTTCGGCGGCGATCTGCCGCCGGCCGGCCTCTACCAGCGCATCCTTTCCGAGGTCGAATTTCCGCTGGTGCTCGCTTCGATGACGGCGACGCGCGGCAACCAGATCAAGGCGGCTGAACTGCTCGGCCTCAACCGCAACACGCTGCGCAAGAAGATCCGCGAACTGGGCGTCAACGTCTACCGGGCGTCGAAACAGGCCTGA
- a CDS encoding SGNH/GDSL hydrolase family protein → MKTVLCYGDSLTWGYNAVGPGRHPLEDRWPSVLQAELRAGVQVIAEGLNGRTTAFDDNVAGEDRNGARTLPTLLGTHSPIDVIIIMLGSNDMKPWIHGNPLAAKQGMGRLVNIVRGHAYPLDAEAPEILLVSPPPVSRTDNAEFSGMFAGGDAASRELAGMYAALADEVGCGFFDAGSVAETTPLDGVHLDAENTRRIGEALAPVVRVMLAI, encoded by the coding sequence ATGAAAACCGTCCTCTGCTACGGCGATTCGCTCACATGGGGCTACAACGCGGTCGGTCCCGGCCGCCATCCGCTGGAAGACCGCTGGCCGAGCGTGCTGCAGGCGGAACTCAGAGCGGGCGTGCAGGTCATCGCCGAGGGGCTGAACGGCCGCACCACTGCCTTCGACGACAATGTCGCCGGAGAGGATCGCAACGGCGCGCGGACGCTGCCGACACTGCTCGGCACGCATTCGCCGATCGACGTGATCATCATCATGCTCGGTTCGAACGACATGAAGCCCTGGATCCACGGCAATCCGCTGGCGGCCAAGCAGGGCATGGGCAGGCTGGTGAATATCGTGCGCGGCCACGCCTATCCGCTCGATGCGGAAGCGCCCGAGATCCTGCTCGTTTCGCCGCCGCCGGTCAGCCGCACTGACAACGCCGAATTTTCCGGCATGTTCGCCGGCGGCGACGCCGCCTCCCGCGAACTGGCCGGCATGTATGCCGCATTGGCCGACGAAGTCGGCTGCGGCTTTTTCGATGCGGGTTCCGTCGCCGAAACCACGCCGCTCGACGGCGTGCATCTCGACGCCGAGAACACGCGCAGGATTGGCGAAGCGCTCGCGCCCGTGGTGCGCGTGATGCTCGCAATTTGA
- a CDS encoding GlsB/YeaQ/YmgE family stress response membrane protein yields the protein MEQSVGIMGMPGVGFFGMLLIGFLAGYVAEKAMSRNHGLLTNILVGIAGSFVGGTLAGLLNIQYQGFLGNLIVAVAGAVLLLWIFGRAKASGVN from the coding sequence ATGGAACAGAGCGTCGGTATAATGGGCATGCCGGGCGTCGGCTTTTTCGGCATGCTTCTGATCGGCTTTCTTGCCGGCTACGTCGCCGAAAAGGCGATGAGCCGCAACCACGGGCTGCTTACCAACATACTGGTCGGCATTGCCGGCTCCTTCGTCGGAGGCACGCTCGCAGGGCTGCTCAACATCCAATACCAGGGCTTCCTCGGAAACCTGATCGTGGCTGTCGCCGGCGCGGTTCTGTTGCTGTGGATTTTCGGGCGCGCAAAGGCGAGCGGAGTGAACTGA
- a CDS encoding type II toxin-antitoxin system RatA family toxin yields the protein MPKFETTRRVDHTPDEMFALVADVEKYPEFLPLCEALSVRSRRERDGRTMLLADMTVGYKAIRETFTSQVHLKPDDNVIEVKYVDGPFRYLTNIWRFEPAGSGHSNVVFSIDYEFKSRILGAMMGAMFDRAFHTFSEAFERRADAIYGHAAA from the coding sequence ATGCCGAAATTCGAAACAACCAGACGGGTGGACCATACTCCGGACGAGATGTTCGCGCTGGTTGCCGACGTGGAAAAATATCCGGAGTTTCTGCCGCTCTGCGAAGCGCTTTCGGTGCGCTCGCGCCGGGAGCGCGACGGCCGCACTATGCTGCTCGCCGACATGACGGTTGGCTACAAGGCAATCCGCGAGACTTTCACCAGCCAGGTGCATTTGAAGCCGGACGATAACGTCATCGAAGTGAAATATGTCGACGGGCCGTTCCGCTATCTCACCAATATCTGGCGCTTCGAGCCGGCCGGCAGCGGCCACTCCAACGTGGTCTTCTCGATCGATTACGAGTTCAAGAGCCGGATACTCGGCGCGATGATGGGCGCGATGTTCGATCGCGCGTTCCACACGTTCTCCGAGGCCTTCGAGCGGCGCGCCGACGCGATTTACGGGCATGCAGCAGCCTAG
- a CDS encoding nitrogen regulation protein NR(II) gives MNLPAASVVDEPSAAEIVLNTIRRPVIMINADGLISYANADAEDFFRSSAAMLARNTLARFVPFGSPILALVEQVRERGAPVNEYRVDISSPRLGVERIVDLYVAPVPELPGSVVVMFQERSMADKIDRQMTHRGAARSVTGLAAMLAHEIKNPLSGIRGAAQLLETVVPDEDRALTRLITDETDRIVSLVDRMEVFSDERPIDRYPVNIHVVLDHVKAIAKNGFASRIKIFEDYDPSLPSVFANRDQLVQVFLNLVKNAAEAAGNQPTSEISLSTAFRPGIRVSAPGSQDRVSLPLEFCVHDNGPGVPEDILPILFDPFITTKPNGSGLGLALVAKIVGEHGGIIECDSTSRGTTFRILMPAWKEMSIPHEGDSQGAS, from the coding sequence ATGAACCTGCCAGCAGCCTCAGTCGTGGACGAGCCTTCGGCGGCGGAGATCGTGCTGAACACGATCCGCCGTCCGGTCATCATGATCAACGCCGACGGCCTGATCAGCTACGCCAATGCCGACGCCGAGGACTTTTTCCGGTCGAGCGCGGCCATGCTTGCCCGCAACACGCTGGCGCGCTTCGTGCCGTTCGGCAGCCCGATCCTCGCCCTGGTCGAGCAGGTCCGCGAGCGCGGCGCGCCGGTCAATGAGTACCGCGTCGACATATCCTCGCCTCGTCTCGGCGTCGAACGGATCGTCGACCTCTATGTCGCGCCGGTTCCCGAATTGCCTGGTTCGGTCGTGGTGATGTTCCAGGAACGCTCGATGGCCGACAAGATCGACCGCCAGATGACGCATCGCGGCGCGGCGCGCTCCGTGACGGGGTTGGCGGCCATGCTGGCGCACGAGATCAAGAACCCGCTGTCGGGCATTCGCGGCGCGGCCCAGCTTCTGGAGACGGTGGTGCCGGACGAAGATCGCGCTCTGACGAGGCTGATCACCGATGAAACCGATCGCATCGTTTCGCTTGTCGACCGTATGGAAGTGTTTTCCGACGAGAGGCCGATCGACCGCTATCCCGTCAACATCCACGTGGTGCTGGACCATGTGAAGGCGATCGCGAAGAACGGTTTTGCAAGCCGGATCAAGATCTTCGAGGATTATGATCCATCATTGCCTTCGGTATTCGCGAACCGGGATCAGCTCGTACAGGTGTTCCTGAACCTGGTGAAGAACGCCGCTGAGGCGGCCGGCAACCAGCCGACCAGCGAGATTTCGCTGTCGACCGCGTTCCGGCCCGGCATCCGCGTCTCGGCTCCGGGTTCGCAGGATCGCGTTTCGCTGCCGCTCGAATTTTGCGTGCACGACAACGGGCCCGGCGTTCCGGAAGACATACTGCCGATCCTGTTCGATCCGTTCATCACGACCAAGCCGAACGGTTCCGGCCTTGGCCTGGCGCTGGTCGCCAAGATCGTTGGCGAGCATGGCGGCATCATCGAATGCGATTCCACATCGCGCGGCACGACCTTCCGCATCCTGATGCCGGCGTGGAAGGAAATGTCCATTCCGCATGAAGGCGACAGCCAGGGAGCCTCGTAA
- a CDS encoding CinA family protein, whose amino-acid sequence MSTTEPLARAVLDACTQRGIMLATAESCTGGMIAAALTDIAGSSAVVDRGFVTYSNAAKMEMLGVSVVTLDVYGAVSAETALEMAVGAIASSRAGIALSVTGIAGPDGGSADKPVGLVWFGLAMKGAEPRTAQRTFENRGRDFIRRESVRTALEMALKALQKAPR is encoded by the coding sequence ATGAGCACTACGGAGCCCCTCGCCCGCGCCGTGCTCGACGCCTGCACGCAGCGCGGCATTATGCTCGCCACCGCCGAAAGCTGCACCGGCGGCATGATCGCCGCCGCGCTCACCGACATCGCCGGGTCGTCAGCGGTGGTCGACCGCGGCTTCGTCACCTATTCCAACGCCGCCAAGATGGAGATGCTGGGCGTGTCCGTCGTCACCCTCGACGTCTACGGGGCTGTGTCCGCGGAAACGGCGCTCGAAATGGCCGTCGGCGCGATCGCAAGCTCGCGGGCGGGCATCGCCCTTTCGGTGACCGGCATTGCCGGGCCAGACGGCGGCTCGGCGGATAAACCCGTCGGGCTGGTATGGTTCGGGCTCGCGATGAAGGGCGCCGAGCCGAGAACCGCGCAGCGAACCTTCGAAAATCGCGGCCGCGATTTCATCCGGCGCGAATCTGTGCGGACAGCGTTGGAGATGGCGCTGAAGGCGCTTCAGAAAGCGCCTCGCTAG
- the dusB gene encoding tRNA dihydrouridine synthase DusB yields the protein MPELSNLASPLEIGGVIIRNRVFLAPMSGITDEAFRTRAYAHGAGLVVSEMVASGELAKGHAASARRVRHSGLPVHMVQLAGREAAHMAEGARISAGEGADIIDINMGCPAKKVTGGYAGSALMRDLDHALGLIEAVLGAVEVPVTVKMRLGWDESALNAPLLARRAEQAGVRMVTVHGRTRCQFYQGKADWRAIARVKEAVSIPVVANGDVGSLADAREILKLSGADAVMVGRASYGAPWMAGSIAHGAAGSDAPGVPLTAGDIADYAVAHYEDMLALYGVESGLRQARKHLGWYLDCHADGVPAELRRTVLSSFEPAQVIAALREALTTLWQTEAARSAA from the coding sequence ATGCCTGAATTGAGCAATCTGGCCAGTCCGCTCGAAATCGGCGGCGTAATCATCCGCAACCGGGTGTTTCTGGCGCCGATGTCGGGCATCACCGACGAAGCGTTCCGCACGCGCGCCTATGCACATGGCGCAGGGCTGGTCGTCTCGGAAATGGTCGCCAGCGGAGAACTGGCCAAGGGCCATGCCGCATCCGCGCGGCGGGTCCGCCACTCCGGCCTGCCCGTGCACATGGTCCAGCTTGCCGGCCGCGAAGCCGCGCATATGGCGGAAGGCGCAAGGATCTCGGCGGGCGAGGGCGCCGACATCATCGACATCAATATGGGCTGCCCGGCCAAGAAGGTGACGGGCGGCTATGCCGGATCGGCGCTGATGCGCGATCTCGACCACGCGCTGGGGCTGATCGAGGCGGTGCTCGGCGCGGTCGAAGTGCCGGTGACGGTCAAGATGCGGCTCGGCTGGGATGAAAGCGCGCTGAACGCGCCGCTCCTCGCGCGGCGGGCGGAGCAGGCCGGCGTCAGGATGGTGACGGTGCACGGCCGCACGCGCTGCCAGTTTTACCAGGGTAAGGCCGACTGGCGAGCGATAGCGCGCGTCAAGGAGGCGGTTTCGATACCCGTCGTCGCCAATGGCGATGTCGGCTCGCTGGCCGATGCAAGGGAAATCCTGAAGCTCTCCGGCGCCGATGCGGTGATGGTCGGCCGGGCAAGCTATGGCGCGCCTTGGATGGCGGGTTCGATCGCACACGGTGCTGCAGGTTCGGATGCGCCGGGCGTGCCGCTGACGGCCGGCGACATCGCCGACTATGCCGTCGCCCATTACGAAGACATGCTGGCGCTGTACGGCGTCGAGAGTGGGCTGCGCCAGGCGCGAAAACATCTCGGCTGGTATCTCGACTGCCATGCGGACGGTGTGCCGGCGGAGCTTCGGCGGACCGTTCTGTCGTCCTTCGAGCCGGCACAGGTCATTGCCGCGCTGAGGGAAGCCCTGACCACACTGTGGCAAACCGAAGCCGCGAGGAGCGCCGCATGA
- the lpdA gene encoding dihydrolipoyl dehydrogenase, whose product MAETYDVIIIGSGPGGYVAAIRAAQLGLKTAIVEREHLAGICSNWGCIPTKALLRSAEIFHYAEHAKNYGLKIEGKVTPDLKAIVDRSRGIAQRMNGGVGFLMKKNKVDVIWGEAKLTKPNEIVVGKSSKKPMEPQAPLPKNTKGEGTYTAKHIILATGARPRALPGIEPDGKLIWTYFEAMVPPEMPKSLLVMGSGAIGIEFASFYRTMGVEVTVVELLPAVMPVEDAEISAFAKKQFEKQGMKIILEAKVTKVEKGANSITAHVEMKDGKVEKITADRLISAVGVQGNVENLGLEALGVKIDRGTVLIDDYCKTNVPGLYAIGDVAGPPMLAHKAEHEAVICVEKIAGLPNVHPMDKLKIPGCTYCNPQVASVGLTEAKAKAEGRDIRVGRFPFVANGKAIALGEDQGMVKTIFDKKTGQLLGAHMVGAEVTELIQGFVVAMNLETTEEELMHSIFPHPTLSEMMKESVLDAYGRALNA is encoded by the coding sequence ATGGCCGAGACCTACGACGTCATCATCATCGGTTCGGGTCCCGGCGGCTATGTAGCGGCAATCCGCGCGGCGCAACTCGGCCTCAAGACCGCGATCGTCGAGCGCGAGCATCTGGCCGGCATATGCTCCAACTGGGGCTGCATCCCGACCAAGGCGCTGCTGCGCTCGGCCGAGATCTTCCACTATGCCGAGCATGCGAAGAATTACGGCCTCAAGATCGAGGGCAAGGTTACGCCGGACCTGAAGGCGATCGTCGACCGCTCGCGCGGGATTGCGCAGCGCATGAATGGCGGCGTCGGCTTCCTGATGAAGAAAAATAAGGTCGACGTGATCTGGGGCGAGGCGAAACTCACCAAGCCCAACGAGATCGTCGTGGGGAAATCGTCGAAAAAGCCGATGGAGCCGCAGGCGCCGCTGCCCAAGAACACCAAGGGCGAGGGCACCTACACTGCAAAGCACATCATCCTGGCGACCGGCGCGAGGCCGCGCGCGCTGCCCGGCATTGAGCCGGACGGCAAGCTGATCTGGACCTATTTCGAGGCGATGGTGCCGCCCGAAATGCCGAAATCGCTGCTGGTGATGGGGTCGGGCGCGATCGGCATCGAGTTCGCCTCCTTCTACCGCACGATGGGCGTGGAGGTGACGGTTGTCGAACTGCTGCCGGCCGTGATGCCGGTCGAGGACGCGGAAATCTCCGCTTTCGCCAAGAAGCAGTTCGAAAAGCAGGGCATGAAGATCATCCTCGAGGCCAAGGTCACCAAGGTCGAGAAGGGGGCGAATTCGATCACCGCCCATGTCGAGATGAAGGATGGCAAGGTGGAAAAAATCACCGCCGACCGGCTGATTTCAGCGGTAGGCGTGCAGGGCAATGTCGAAAATCTCGGGCTGGAGGCGCTGGGCGTCAAGATCGACCGCGGCACGGTGCTCATCGACGACTACTGCAAGACCAATGTGCCAGGACTTTACGCCATCGGCGACGTCGCCGGTCCGCCCATGCTCGCCCACAAGGCCGAGCACGAGGCGGTGATCTGCGTCGAAAAGATCGCCGGCCTGCCGAACGTCCACCCGATGGACAAGCTGAAGATCCCGGGCTGCACCTACTGCAATCCTCAGGTCGCATCGGTCGGCTTGACGGAAGCTAAGGCAAAGGCCGAGGGCCGCGACATTCGCGTCGGCCGCTTTCCCTTCGTCGCCAACGGCAAAGCGATCGCGCTCGGCGAGGACCAGGGCATGGTGAAGACCATATTCGACAAGAAGACGGGGCAGCTTCTGGGAGCGCATATGGTGGGCGCCGAAGTCACCGAACTCATCCAGGGTTTCGTCGTGGCGATGAACCTCGAAACCACCGAGGAAGAGCTGATGCACTCGATCTTCCCGCACCCGACACTGTCGGAAATGATGAAGGAAAGCGTGCTCGACGCCTACGGCCGCGCGCTGAACGCATGA
- the lipA gene encoding lipoyl synthase, giving the protein MVTVLDTISSAPRLRHPEKAHRPDQEVLRKPDWIRVKAPTSKGYAETREIVKSHKLVTVCEEAGCPNIGECWEKKHATFMIMGEICTRACAFCNVSTGRPTALDLNEPDSVAKAVKQMGLSHVVITSVDRDDLDDGGAQHFADVIHAIRAATPQTTIEILTPDFLRKDGALEIVVAAKPDVFNHNLETVPSNYLTVRPGARYFHSIRLLQRVKELDPSIFTKSGIMVGLGEERNEILQLMDDLRSADVDFMTIGQYLQPTKKHHPVKKFVTPEEFKSYETIGKSKGFLLVASSPLTRSSHHAGDDFAKLRAAREAFLSKSA; this is encoded by the coding sequence ATGGTCACCGTACTCGACACGATTTCCAGCGCGCCGCGCCTGAGGCACCCTGAAAAGGCGCACCGGCCGGACCAGGAGGTGCTGCGCAAGCCGGACTGGATCCGGGTCAAGGCGCCGACCTCCAAAGGCTATGCCGAAACGCGCGAGATCGTGAAGTCGCACAAGCTGGTGACTGTCTGCGAGGAGGCCGGCTGCCCGAATATCGGCGAGTGCTGGGAAAAGAAGCACGCCACCTTCATGATCATGGGCGAGATCTGCACCCGCGCCTGCGCCTTCTGCAACGTCTCAACGGGGCGACCGACGGCGCTCGACCTGAACGAGCCGGACAGCGTCGCCAAGGCAGTGAAGCAAATGGGCCTCAGCCACGTCGTCATCACCTCGGTCGACCGCGACGATCTCGACGATGGCGGCGCGCAGCATTTTGCCGACGTCATCCACGCTATCCGCGCCGCGACGCCGCAGACGACGATCGAGATCCTGACGCCGGACTTTTTGCGCAAGGATGGCGCACTGGAGATCGTCGTGGCGGCCAAGCCGGACGTGTTCAACCACAATCTCGAAACGGTGCCGTCAAACTACCTGACGGTGCGGCCCGGCGCGCGCTACTTTCACTCGATCAGACTGCTGCAACGGGTCAAGGAGCTTGATCCGTCGATCTTCACCAAATCCGGCATCATGGTGGGGCTTGGCGAAGAGCGGAACGAAATCCTGCAGTTGATGGACGATCTCCGCTCGGCCGATGTCGACTTCATGACGATCGGCCAATATCTCCAGCCGACGAAAAAGCACCATCCGGTGAAGAAATTCGTCACGCCGGAAGAGTTCAAATCCTACGAGACGATCGGCAAGTCGAAAGGCTTCCTGCTGGTCGCATCGAGCCCGCTGACCCGCTCCTCGCACCATGCCGGGGACGACTTCGCAAAACTTCGCGCCGCGCGCGAAGCTTTCCTGAGCAAATCCGCGTAA
- a CDS encoding bifunctional 2-C-methyl-D-erythritol 4-phosphate cytidylyltransferase/2-C-methyl-D-erythritol 2,4-cyclodiphosphate synthase: MEKSSDSPAEHIDGPVAVVIVAAGRGERAGQSDGPKQYRSIGGRTVIARTLDAFLAHPDIGPIVVAVHADDEALFRAAAGEAGERVMVVHGGATRQDSTRLGLLALQEKSPGAVLIHDGARPFVDTETIDRVILAIDAGHGAVPALPVSDTLKKEAPDGTVSETVPRAGLHAAQTPQGFPFGPIFAAHQKAFEAGVADFTDDAAIAESAGIPVRIVPGSPDNLKLTWARDIAMADQRLTGSRSVFPDVRTGNGYDVHSFEPGNSVTLCGIAIPHHQKLSGHSDADVGLHALTDALLATCGAGDIGTHFPPSDPQWKGAASRIFVEHAAMIVRAKRGRIANADITLICESPRIGPHREAMTEALATMLGIDRSRISVKATTNEKLGFIGREEGIAAIATATVAYPGELPE; this comes from the coding sequence ATGGAGAAGAGTTCCGACAGCCCGGCCGAGCACATTGACGGCCCCGTCGCCGTGGTCATTGTGGCGGCGGGCCGGGGCGAGCGCGCCGGCCAGTCCGACGGCCCCAAACAGTACCGGAGTATTGGCGGGCGCACCGTCATCGCACGCACGCTCGACGCCTTCCTCGCGCATCCCGATATCGGTCCGATCGTGGTGGCTGTCCATGCCGACGACGAGGCGCTGTTTCGCGCAGCCGCCGGCGAAGCGGGCGAACGGGTCATGGTGGTGCATGGCGGCGCGACGCGGCAGGATTCGACGCGCCTCGGCCTGCTCGCCCTGCAGGAAAAATCGCCGGGCGCGGTGCTGATCCATGACGGCGCGCGGCCTTTCGTCGACACCGAGACCATCGACCGCGTCATCCTAGCCATCGACGCCGGCCATGGCGCGGTGCCGGCTCTGCCGGTTTCCGACACGCTGAAGAAGGAAGCCCCGGACGGCACGGTGTCCGAAACCGTGCCGCGCGCCGGCCTTCATGCCGCGCAGACGCCGCAGGGCTTTCCCTTCGGCCCGATCTTCGCCGCCCACCAGAAGGCTTTTGAGGCGGGCGTCGCCGATTTCACCGACGATGCGGCGATCGCCGAATCGGCCGGCATTCCGGTTCGCATCGTTCCCGGTTCCCCCGACAATCTGAAGCTCACCTGGGCCAGGGACATTGCTATGGCCGATCAGCGCCTCACCGGATCCAGAAGCGTCTTTCCCGATGTCCGCACCGGCAACGGCTACGACGTGCATTCCTTCGAACCGGGAAACAGCGTGACGCTGTGCGGTATCGCAATCCCGCATCACCAGAAGCTTTCGGGCCATTCCGACGCCGATGTCGGCCTGCACGCGCTGACAGACGCGCTTCTGGCCACTTGCGGCGCCGGCGACATAGGCACGCACTTTCCACCCTCCGATCCGCAATGGAAGGGCGCGGCCTCGCGAATCTTCGTCGAACACGCCGCAATGATCGTGCGCGCCAAGCGTGGGCGCATCGCCAATGCCGACATCACGCTGATTTGCGAGTCGCCCCGCATCGGCCCCCATCGGGAAGCCATGACGGAGGCGCTCGCGACAATGCTCGGCATCGACCGGTCACGGATTTCGGTGAAGGCCACGACCAACGAGAAACTCGGCTTCATCGGCCGCGAGGAAGGTATTGCGGCGATCGCGACGGCGACCGTCGCCTATCCTGGGGAACTGCCCGAATGA